A window from Oscillospiraceae bacterium encodes these proteins:
- a CDS encoding sodium ion-translocating decarboxylase subunit beta, with the protein MFVDALRDLWESSGFAALSWGHLIMIAVSFILIYLAVVKKFEPLLLLPIAFGMLLANLPLAGLMGEATDSQTGGLLYYLYQGVKLGIYPSLIFLGIGAMTDFGPLIARPSSIFMGAGAQFGIAVAFVLAAALGFKPGDAASIAIIGGADGPTAIYLTTKLAPELLPAIAIAAYSYMALIPLIQPPLMRALTTKKEREVVMTQLRPVSKTEKICFPIIVTVLCVLLLPSVAPLIGMLMLGNLFKESGVVGRLSDTAQNALINIVTIFLGVTVGATAKAETFLRPETLKIIGLGLLAFIFSTVGGLLLGKLMCWLSKGKVNPLIGSAGVSAVPMAARVSHIEGQKANPANWLLMHAIGPNVAGVIGSAVAAGVLLSLFGS; encoded by the coding sequence ATGTTTGTTGATGCTTTGAGGGATCTGTGGGAGAGTTCGGGTTTCGCTGCCCTGAGTTGGGGGCATCTCATTATGATTGCTGTCTCTTTTATATTGATTTATCTTGCCGTCGTCAAAAAGTTCGAACCGCTTTTGCTGCTTCCGATTGCTTTCGGAATGCTGCTTGCCAATCTGCCGCTGGCCGGTCTGATGGGTGAGGCGACGGATAGCCAGACGGGAGGGCTTTTGTATTATTTGTACCAGGGCGTTAAATTGGGGATCTACCCGTCGTTAATCTTCCTCGGAATCGGGGCGATGACGGATTTCGGCCCGCTGATCGCCCGGCCGAGCAGTATATTTATGGGTGCGGGCGCTCAGTTCGGCATTGCCGTCGCCTTTGTACTCGCGGCGGCGTTGGGCTTCAAACCGGGCGATGCGGCATCCATTGCGATCATCGGCGGCGCTGACGGTCCGACCGCTATTTATCTGACGACCAAATTGGCACCGGAACTGCTTCCCGCGATTGCGATCGCCGCATATTCCTATATGGCGCTGATTCCGTTGATTCAACCGCCGCTTATGCGTGCGCTGACGACAAAAAAAGAACGCGAAGTCGTTATGACGCAGCTCCGGCCGGTTTCCAAAACAGAAAAAATTTGTTTCCCGATCATTGTCACCGTTTTATGTGTACTGCTTCTCCCCTCGGTCGCGCCGTTGATCGGAATGCTGATGCTCGGTAACCTGTTCAAGGAATCCGGAGTCGTGGGGCGGTTATCGGATACGGCACAGAACGCCTTGATTAATATCGTTACAATTTTCCTCGGCGTTACGGTCGGAGCAACAGCAAAAGCAGAGACTTTCCTGCGCCCCGAGACATTGAAGATCATCGGGTTGGGGCTGCTAGCATTCATCTTCAGCACCGTCGGCGGCTTATTACTAGGAAAACTGATGTGCTGGCTTTCCAAAGGCAAGGTCAATCCTCTGATCGGATCGGCAGGTGTTTCTGCGGTTCCGATGGCGGCACGGGTTTCTCATATCGAAGGGCAAAAGGCAAATCCGGCAAA
- a CDS encoding phosphotransferase, producing the protein MQTQILEAARAFGVTGEPVSHSLIKTGNINQTNLVKFSDGKEYIIQRVNTYVFRDPDGMMKNIAGVTAHLREKCREKGLDCRRQVLNFYSDGRGKLCHTLSDGSVWRMYDYIGNAVTYDSVPNTGLLTSAGAAFGNFAEMLADYDMAALVETIPNFHDTQKRYEAFEAALDADRAGRAKDINIKTEIDYIKSQKQFCRKLTDMRKNGTLPVRVTHNDTKYNNVLIDITTQMPAAIIDLDTVMPGLSAYDFGDAIRFAANTSLEDEPDTSKTSLSLEYYEAFAKGYVGVLRESFNEAELMSLPTGALMMTVELAIRFCTDYLSGDPYFKLNYPEHNLVRTRCQIALAKDIEKKFSNMEKIIRKYM; encoded by the coding sequence ATGCAAACACAGATTCTCGAGGCCGCCCGCGCTTTCGGAGTCACGGGCGAGCCGGTCAGCCACTCCCTCATCAAGACAGGCAACATTAATCAGACCAATCTCGTGAAGTTTTCGGACGGAAAAGAATATATCATCCAGCGGGTCAATACATACGTCTTCCGAGACCCTGACGGCATGATGAAAAACATCGCAGGCGTGACCGCGCATCTGCGCGAAAAATGCAGGGAAAAAGGGCTGGACTGCCGCAGACAGGTTTTGAACTTTTACAGCGACGGCAGAGGGAAACTCTGCCATACCCTTTCGGACGGAAGCGTATGGCGCATGTATGATTACATCGGTAATGCCGTGACTTATGACAGCGTGCCGAATACCGGGCTTTTGACGTCCGCCGGCGCAGCCTTCGGGAATTTTGCGGAGATGCTTGCAGACTATGACATGGCTGCGCTCGTCGAGACGATTCCGAATTTTCACGATACGCAAAAGCGTTATGAGGCGTTCGAGGCGGCTTTAGATGCCGATCGTGCCGGACGCGCAAAGGATATAAATATTAAAACGGAAATAGATTATATTAAGTCACAGAAACAGTTTTGCCGCAAGCTGACCGATATGCGTAAAAACGGGACTTTGCCGGTTCGCGTGACACATAACGACACGAAATACAATAATGTTTTAATCGACATTACTACCCAAATGCCGGCCGCGATCATTGATCTGGATACTGTCATGCCGGGACTTTCGGCCTACGATTTCGGCGACGCGATTCGGTTCGCGGCCAACACCTCGCTTGAGGATGAGCCGGATACCTCCAAGACCTCCCTTTCGCTTGAATATTACGAGGCGTTTGCAAAGGGCTATGTCGGTGTTTTACGGGAGAGTTTCAACGAAGCTGAATTGATGTCGCTCCCGACCGGCGCGCTGATGATGACAGTAGAACTGGCAATCCGGTTCTGCACCGATTATCTGTCGGGCGACCCTTATTTTAAGCTCAACTACCCCGAACACAACCTCGTGCGTACCCGCTGCCAAATTGCTTTAGCAAAAGATATTGAGAAAAAGTTTTCAAATATGGAAAAAATCATTCGAAAATACATGTAG
- the nadB gene encoding L-aspartate oxidase, producing the protein MKYLYCKKTPGTTLEFDVAIIGMGVAGLYCALNIDEKLRVVILNKFGEEESNSIHAQGGIASVTLKEDSVENHVHDTLVAGAGICDEKAVMTLVSEGPENMVRLADLGVPFDKDAQGKLSITREGAHCCNRILHCGGDATGKHMTDTLLARVHERSNITILDRAMLIDIVEGTDGGVAGILIEKDGENILIKTPNAVIASGGIGRIYRNSTNAIAATGDGIAAAIRAGAKVDNMEFVQFHPTALIHPGAGGRYFLISEALRGEGAVLRNRRWEAFMKDVHPMADLAPRDVVSRAIIMQMQKYDLPNVYLDITSKSREFLQKRFPTIYAECMDYDIDIAVNWIPVIPVQHYFMGGVKTDLDGATNTPGLYSVGEASCTGVHGANRLASNSLLECIVFGRRCALHISKNSRPQHQPILPEPQNLTPCDLDLHTLRSQIRVAMTKKCGILRNGKDMGEALGLVVTIREQLAGYDLSSVRGTETVNMLTVAEAILTAAISRKESIGAHYRTDN; encoded by the coding sequence ATGAAGTATCTGTATTGTAAAAAAACACCCGGGACGACATTGGAATTCGACGTCGCAATCATCGGAATGGGCGTCGCGGGACTTTACTGCGCATTGAACATAGACGAGAAGCTGCGGGTTGTTATTTTGAATAAATTCGGCGAGGAGGAGTCAAACTCCATTCACGCCCAGGGCGGCATCGCCTCAGTCACGCTGAAAGAAGACAGCGTCGAAAATCACGTGCATGACACGCTGGTCGCCGGGGCGGGCATCTGTGATGAAAAAGCCGTGATGACGCTCGTGTCCGAGGGACCCGAAAACATGGTTCGGCTGGCCGACCTCGGCGTGCCGTTCGACAAGGACGCACAGGGCAAACTTTCGATCACCCGCGAAGGCGCGCATTGCTGCAACCGTATTTTACACTGCGGCGGCGACGCTACCGGCAAGCATATGACCGATACGCTGCTTGCCCGTGTTCATGAGCGGAGCAATATTACGATTTTAGACCGCGCCATGCTCATCGACATCGTCGAAGGAACGGACGGCGGGGTCGCGGGAATACTGATCGAAAAAGACGGAGAGAATATCCTCATCAAAACGCCGAACGCCGTGATTGCATCGGGCGGAATCGGCAGGATCTACCGCAACAGCACCAATGCCATCGCCGCCACCGGCGACGGGATTGCGGCAGCCATTCGGGCCGGGGCAAAAGTGGATAACATGGAGTTTGTCCAGTTTCACCCGACCGCGCTGATTCACCCGGGTGCAGGCGGCCGGTATTTTCTGATCTCCGAAGCGCTGCGCGGTGAGGGCGCTGTGCTGCGCAACCGCCGCTGGGAGGCGTTTATGAAAGACGTTCATCCGATGGCGGATCTCGCCCCGCGTGACGTGGTCTCACGGGCAATCATTATGCAGATGCAAAAATACGATCTTCCGAATGTCTATCTCGATATCACTTCAAAGAGCCGCGAATTTTTGCAGAAGCGTTTTCCGACCATTTACGCTGAATGCATGGACTATGACATCGACATCGCGGTCAACTGGATTCCGGTCATCCCGGTGCAGCATTATTTCATGGGTGGAGTAAAGACCGACCTTGACGGCGCGACCAATACGCCGGGGCTTTACAGCGTCGGCGAGGCCTCCTGCACCGGCGTGCACGGCGCTAACCGGCTGGCTTCGAATTCGCTTCTGGAATGTATTGTATTCGGCAGACGATGCGCATTGCACATCAGCAAGAACAGCCGGCCGCAGCATCAACCGATTCTGCCCGAACCGCAAAATCTTACCCCGTGCGATCTCGATCTGCACACACTGCGCAGCCAGATCCGTGTGGCGATGACCAAGAAATGCGGCATCTTACGCAACGGCAAAGATATGGGAGAAGCGCTCGGGCTTGTCGTCACAATTCGGGAGCAGTTGGCCGGTTATGATCTCTCATCCGTCAGGGGTACCGAGACGGTGAACATGCTGACGGTCGCCGAGGCGATTTTAACTGCGGCGATTTCGCGCAAAGAAAGCATCGGGGCGCATTATCGGACAGATAATTGA
- the nadC gene encoding carboxylating nicotinate-nucleotide diphosphorylase: MKLDRNIVEASVRAALAEDIGTGDITTRATIPEDMTASGSFIAKQDGVICGLDVVRAVFAAVDSRTTFTPNICDGDKVKKGDIIAIVSGFAASLLSAERVSLNFLQHLSGIATYTAGCVAKVAGTKAKIVDTRKTTPGLRVFEKYAVKVGGGSNHRFNLADGVLIKDNHIKAAGSIASAVNAARANAPHTLKIEVEVENEEMLREALAVKADIIMLDNMDLQQMADAVRIVDGKALTEASGNMDEKDLSQVAATGVDLISMGALTHTVKAMDISLRF, from the coding sequence ATGAAACTCGACAGGAATATCGTTGAAGCAAGTGTTCGGGCGGCACTCGCCGAAGATATCGGCACCGGAGATATCACCACACGCGCCACGATACCCGAAGACATGACTGCGAGCGGCAGCTTTATTGCCAAGCAGGACGGTGTAATCTGCGGACTCGATGTGGTTCGGGCTGTGTTTGCTGCCGTTGACAGCCGTACCACTTTTACGCCGAACATCTGTGACGGGGACAAAGTGAAAAAGGGCGATATCATTGCGATTGTCAGCGGGTTCGCAGCTTCGCTGCTGTCCGCCGAGCGGGTATCGTTGAACTTTTTACAGCATCTGTCGGGCATCGCAACCTACACCGCCGGGTGTGTTGCCAAAGTCGCGGGAACCAAAGCGAAAATCGTTGATACGCGCAAGACCACACCGGGTCTTCGGGTGTTTGAAAAATACGCGGTCAAGGTCGGCGGAGGAAGCAACCACCGTTTCAATCTTGCCGACGGTGTTTTAATTAAGGATAATCACATCAAAGCGGCAGGGAGTATTGCGTCTGCGGTAAACGCCGCACGGGCGAACGCTCCGCACACGCTGAAGATTGAGGTTGAAGTCGAAAACGAAGAGATGTTACGCGAGGCGCTCGCGGTCAAGGCCGACATCATCATGCTCGACAACATGGATTTGCAGCAGATGGCCGACGCGGTGCGCATTGTCGACGGAAAAGCGCTGACCGAAGCCAGCGGCAATATGGATGAGAAGGACCTTTCTCAAGTTGCGGCGACCGGTGTGGATTTGATATCGATGGGGGCGCTGACCCACACAGTCAAAGCAATGGATATTTCCCTTCGGTTTTGA
- a CDS encoding OadG family protein, with protein sequence MSVFESIGDALFLMAVVFAVLLGLYVCIKLFSLVMSKIGGTKNKDSAAPENK encoded by the coding sequence ATGTCTGTATTCGAGAGTATCGGTGACGCGTTGTTTTTGATGGCGGTGGTTTTCGCGGTCCTTTTAGGCCTTTATGTCTGCATTAAACTGTTTTCGCTGGTGATGTCGAAAATCGGCGGGACCAAGAATAAAGATTCTGCGGCGCCCGAGAATAAATAG
- a CDS encoding 2-oxo acid dehydrogenase subunit E2, which yields MGNLQKQFKKRRRDRRDGWRVKPADPVMDLVPYILRTRIDSQVLFEDEIPLAGMEAFIKTHAQDIPGISIMYILIAAMVRQISQRPYLNRFIVHNKLYAHNSIKISIAIKRGLSDKGGETVIKPEFEPEDIIADIVRKCEAEVEASKPTDAENETDKTAKILGNIPSWVKRPFVNLMYRFDRHGMLPKALEEASPWHTSAWLTNIGSLGIDSVYHHLYEFGTASLFVAMGKKKRENVRDDEGNETVDKTLRLRIVTDERICDGHYYAVSMRYFRKLLLKPEQLLRPPHEVKYDDEIESPRIK from the coding sequence ATGGGAAATTTGCAAAAACAGTTTAAAAAACGCAGGCGGGACCGCCGTGACGGCTGGCGGGTCAAACCGGCTGATCCGGTCATGGACCTTGTGCCGTATATACTTCGCACAAGGATAGATTCTCAAGTCCTGTTTGAAGATGAGATTCCTCTTGCCGGGATGGAGGCGTTTATCAAAACGCATGCCCAGGACATCCCCGGTATCTCAATCATGTATATTTTAATTGCCGCGATGGTGCGTCAGATCTCACAGCGCCCATATCTAAATCGATTTATCGTTCATAACAAACTCTATGCCCACAACAGTATCAAGATTTCAATTGCCATCAAACGAGGTCTTTCGGACAAGGGCGGCGAAACAGTGATAAAGCCGGAATTCGAACCGGAAGATATCATTGCAGACATTGTGCGCAAATGTGAGGCAGAGGTAGAGGCCTCAAAACCGACCGACGCTGAAAACGAGACGGACAAAACGGCCAAGATATTGGGTAATATCCCCTCTTGGGTCAAGCGGCCTTTTGTCAATCTGATGTACAGATTCGACAGACACGGAATGCTGCCCAAAGCCCTTGAAGAGGCAAGTCCATGGCACACCTCAGCTTGGCTGACAAACATCGGATCACTCGGAATCGATTCGGTCTATCATCATCTTTATGAATTCGGAACCGCTTCGCTTTTTGTGGCGATGGGTAAGAAAAAGCGCGAAAACGTCCGAGACGACGAAGGAAATGAAACGGTTGATAAAACCTTGCGGCTGCGCATAGTCACCGATGAACGCATCTGTGACGGTCATTATTACGCGGTCTCGATGCGCTATTTCAGAAAGCTGCTGCTCAAACCCGAACAACTGCTCCGCCCGCCGCATGAAGTCAAGTATGACGACGAGATCGAGAGCCCGAGAATAAAATAA
- a CDS encoding TatD family hydrolase: MLNLDGIFDTHTHYDDGAFDRDREEVLQKIFTSGVKWVLNCGERVETSRNSKELAHKYPQFHFAAGIHPEHANEVGENDLTEIKKLASDEKCAAIGEIGLDYHYPGFDKAKQKELFNRQLELAQKLGKAAVIHSRDATADMVETLGAYKGAAVLHCFSESPEIAKIFLKKGFYLGFGGVVTFKNARRAVESAALCPLDRILLETDCPYMAPAPFRGKRNDSSLLPLVAEKLAQIKGITPEVIVQITAQNAKTLFKIN, translated from the coding sequence GTGTTAAATTTAGACGGTATTTTCGATACCCATACGCATTATGACGACGGCGCGTTTGACCGCGACAGAGAAGAAGTCCTTCAAAAAATCTTTACATCGGGTGTAAAATGGGTATTGAATTGCGGCGAGCGGGTCGAAACCAGTCGAAATTCAAAGGAACTGGCGCACAAATATCCGCAGTTTCACTTTGCGGCGGGTATTCATCCCGAACACGCCAATGAAGTCGGAGAGAATGACCTTACGGAGATTAAAAAACTGGCTTCTGATGAAAAATGCGCAGCAATCGGAGAGATCGGGCTCGATTACCACTACCCCGGATTTGATAAAGCAAAGCAAAAGGAGTTATTTAACCGGCAGCTCGAACTGGCGCAAAAACTCGGGAAAGCAGCTGTAATTCACAGCCGGGACGCGACCGCAGACATGGTTGAGACGTTAGGCGCATATAAAGGAGCGGCGGTGCTGCACTGCTTTTCGGAGTCGCCCGAGATCGCGAAGATTTTTCTGAAAAAAGGGTTTTACCTCGGTTTCGGCGGGGTCGTGACTTTTAAAAACGCCCGCCGCGCCGTCGAGTCCGCCGCGCTCTGTCCGCTTGACAGGATACTGCTCGAGACCGACTGCCCCTATATGGCTCCTGCCCCTTTTCGAGGTAAACGCAACGACTCGTCGCTTTTACCGCTCGTCGCCGAAAAACTGGCGCAGATCAAAGGAATTACCCCTGAAGTAATCGTTCAGATTACCGCTCAAAACGCAAAGACCCTTTTCAAAATAAATTGA